The stretch of DNA CGGCCGATTCCCTTTTTCGTACAGCTCAACGGCCTCTTTTCTTTTTTTTGCGGCTGATTGTAAAACCTGGAGCTCTTCCTCTTCCGTTAACTCACGCCCCTTGTCTATCTCAACATTTTTGATTTGAGCTTTAATCATTCGCAGAACATCCACCCGGTTTTTATCACCGGATTTCATGGCCGATTTGAGATCCTGCGAAATTTTATCCATCAAACTCATGGGGCAATCCTGTTTACATTTCCTGCATCATTAACTTGCGCTGACGGCGTTTTGCCGCATTCAGCTTGCGTTTCCGCCGCTCGCTGGGCTTTTCGAAATGCTCGTGCTTTTTGATGTCAGACATCAAACCGGCCTTTTCGCAAGCCTTTTTGAAGCGTTTAAACGCCCTCTCAAAGCTTTCATTGTCTCGAACTACTACGGATGGCATGCAGAGAACAACCTCCTTTCAATTATTTTATTTTTACCCATTAACCCACATTAATCACAAATTACAGCCACGAAGACACCAAATCACAAGGAAAACAACGAATTAAAGAACTTTGATTTTTAAGACTCAATTTTCAAACCAAAAATTAAGACCCGTTCATTTAACTCAAAATAAATGAAATCCGTGTG from Calditrichota bacterium encodes:
- the rpsU gene encoding 30S ribosomal protein S21, producing MPSVVVRDNESFERAFKRFKKACEKAGLMSDIKKHEHFEKPSERRKRKLNAAKRRQRKLMMQEM